A region of Nostoc sp. 'Peltigera membranacea cyanobiont' N6 DNA encodes the following proteins:
- a CDS encoding PEP-CTERM sorting domain-containing protein codes for MLNATFIKGRIHKAMVFSFLGLSSFTIASPSFAASLNLSNWDKLGDVVAVPSQAMLTNAFADGNDDADNYNVSGNNPDYISSLETFLSLNPGSLGLDATEGSAIKTALNVLAGDAIGFDYSFLSYDTFSSDRAFVTISNSVIPLTGSEPFSYTFATSGIYNIGIGVTDVNDTFGSSILSLTNASVTNSNPQPVPEPLTTLASILAGSFGVMLKRKDIKKA; via the coding sequence ATGTTGAATGCAACTTTTATCAAAGGAAGAATTCACAAGGCTATGGTTTTTAGCTTCTTGGGCTTGAGCAGTTTCACTATTGCCTCCCCTTCTTTTGCTGCCAGTCTTAATTTAAGCAATTGGGACAAATTGGGTGATGTTGTTGCAGTTCCAAGTCAAGCGATGCTAACAAATGCCTTCGCTGATGGCAATGATGATGCTGACAACTATAATGTCTCAGGTAATAACCCAGATTATATTAGCTCCTTAGAAACTTTTTTAAGTCTCAATCCCGGATCGCTTGGTCTTGATGCCACCGAAGGTTCTGCGATTAAAACAGCTTTAAATGTCCTGGCTGGAGATGCGATCGGTTTCGACTATTCCTTTTTAAGCTATGATACTTTCTCCAGCGATCGCGCCTTTGTAACTATTAGCAACTCAGTTATCCCTCTAACTGGAAGTGAACCTTTTAGCTATACATTTGCAACATCTGGCATCTACAACATTGGCATTGGCGTTACCGATGTAAATGATACTTTTGGCTCATCAATATTGTCGTTAACAAATGCTTCAGTGACAAATTCCAATCCTCAACCAGTCCCAGAACCTTTAACTACCCTTGCTTCTATTTTGGCTGGCAGCTTTGGAGTTATGTTAAAGAGAAAAGATATAAAAAAAGCTTAA
- a CDS encoding ABC transporter permease → MTINRIFVLAKNVFQEVVRDRILYIIGFYALILAIAFRVLPEFAATTEDKMFLDFGMAAMNAIGLIVTIFVGTGLVNKEIEKRTILVLIAKPVSRSEIIIGKYLGLSAVLAVLVATMTAIYLIFLQFGNIPHPTASILIAAIFLLLQLSLITAVAITFGVFTASLLATILTFAVYLIGNITQDLVQLGRLSRNPGMEGLTQGLFLILPDLSRLDLKNDAVYGLQALPDTTALITNAGYGLLYSGMLLAIAIFIFSQREF, encoded by the coding sequence ATGACTATTAACAGAATTTTTGTACTAGCAAAGAACGTGTTTCAGGAAGTGGTACGCGATCGCATCCTATATATTATTGGTTTTTATGCGCTAATCCTCGCCATTGCCTTCCGCGTCCTTCCTGAATTTGCAGCTACCACTGAAGACAAAATGTTTTTAGACTTCGGGATGGCGGCGATGAATGCCATCGGGCTAATTGTGACGATATTTGTTGGTACGGGACTGGTTAATAAAGAAATTGAAAAACGCACTATTTTGGTGTTAATTGCTAAACCTGTCAGCCGTAGCGAAATTATCATCGGCAAATACTTAGGTTTATCCGCAGTATTAGCTGTACTTGTCGCCACGATGACAGCAATTTATCTGATATTTCTGCAATTTGGTAACATTCCTCATCCAACAGCGAGTATTTTAATTGCTGCAATTTTCTTATTATTGCAGTTGTCATTAATCACTGCTGTAGCTATTACCTTCGGTGTTTTTACTGCTTCCTTGCTAGCGACAATTTTAACCTTTGCAGTATATTTAATTGGAAATATTACTCAAGATTTAGTACAACTCGGTCGTCTGAGTCGTAACCCTGGTATGGAAGGTTTAACTCAAGGTTTATTTCTCATCTTGCCAGATTTATCTCGATTAGATTTAAAAAATGATGCCGTTTATGGTCTGCAAGCATTACCTGACACAACTGCACTGATTACAAATGCTGGCTATGGTTTACTTTATAGTGGCATGTTGTTAGCGATCGCTATTTTTATCTTTTCACAACGCGAGTTTTAA